The Sphingomonas sanxanigenens DSM 19645 = NX02 genome includes a region encoding these proteins:
- a CDS encoding Imm6 family immunity protein — MPTAGSFAQLAASLPPERRAHLALDGGEEGLKGLSDSAQIAQARSALDLARRMLAGEAPAYEVEDRLQNEEDEGILIREQETGDETEKAAWLSVASAIAYAARVGYQRAGELPGPLVSEVRDDAVASLEDHLQQIPNVDWARLLGGA; from the coding sequence ATGCCGACTGCCGGATCGTTTGCGCAGCTTGCCGCCTCACTGCCGCCCGAACGCCGGGCGCATCTCGCGCTCGATGGCGGTGAGGAGGGGCTGAAAGGGCTTTCGGATTCCGCGCAGATCGCGCAGGCGCGCTCGGCGCTCGATCTCGCGCGCCGGATGCTGGCGGGCGAGGCGCCGGCCTATGAGGTGGAGGACAGGCTCCAGAACGAGGAGGACGAAGGCATCCTCATCCGCGAGCAGGAAACGGGCGACGAAACCGAGAAGGCGGCCTGGCTCTCCGTCGCCAGCGCGATCGCCTATGCCGCCCGCGTCGGCTATCAGCGCGCGGGCGAACTGCCGGGCCCGCTCGTCTCCGAAGTGCGCGACGATGCGGTCGCGTCGCTGGAAGACCATCTGCAGCAGATCCCGAACGTGGATTGGGCGCGGTTGCTCGGCGGGGCATAG
- a CDS encoding aminopeptidase P family protein, which yields MTVRSPGTNAPLHRRTEKALERKAALVARYVGEGMTEEDAAERAHTEMRDNGKGDWRRG from the coding sequence ATGACCGTTAGATCACCCGGAACCAACGCGCCGCTCCACCGGCGCACAGAAAAGGCCCTTGAGCGGAAGGCTGCACTTGTCGCTCGCTATGTCGGCGAGGGCATGACGGAAGAGGACGCAGCCGAGCGCGCGCATACTGAAATGCGCGACAACGGCAAGGGCGATTGGCGGCGCGGATGA
- a CDS encoding MFS transporter, protein MTVPLPPASVDDPRAPFRIPIFRSVWLASMASNFGGLIQSVGASWMMIALQGSEQQVALVQSSQALPIMLLSLFAGAVADNLDRRTVMLAAQIFMLVASVALTIFAWAGWLTPWLLLAFTFLVGCGTAVNSPAWQASVGEMVPRPVLPSAVALNSMGYNIARSLGPAIGGVIVAAAGAAAAFLVNALSYVALIAVLARWRPPAVPRPLPPERIDVAVAAGVRYVAMSPNIRVVLIRAVLFGFAASAVPAMMPLVARDLIAGGPLTYGLLLGSFGVGAVAGALSSGRLRRLMSTERLVALASIGLALGAAGTGVSPWLPLTMAALVLGGAGWVLALSTFNVSVQLAAPRWVVARALALYQMHAFGGMAVGSWVFGLVAEKEDVGTALLAAAAVMLLSAALGLRLPLPQIETLDLDPTGKWQEPLTAVPVEPRSGPVVVTIDYRIAREDIPAFLTTMSERGRIRRRDGARHWTLLRDLADPELWVERYHVATWLDYVRHNQRRTNADAENSLALRALHRGDEAPRVHRMLERQTGSLPVTREPGPREMADPMTDASRSA, encoded by the coding sequence ATGACCGTTCCGCTGCCCCCCGCGTCCGTCGACGACCCCCGCGCGCCGTTCCGCATCCCGATCTTCCGCTCGGTGTGGCTGGCGTCGATGGCGTCCAACTTCGGCGGCCTGATCCAGTCGGTCGGCGCATCGTGGATGATGATCGCCTTGCAGGGCAGCGAACAGCAGGTCGCGCTGGTGCAGTCGTCGCAGGCGTTGCCGATCATGCTGCTGTCGCTGTTCGCCGGCGCGGTGGCGGACAATCTCGATCGCCGTACGGTGATGCTCGCGGCGCAGATCTTCATGCTGGTCGCGTCGGTGGCGCTGACGATCTTCGCCTGGGCGGGGTGGCTGACGCCCTGGCTGCTGCTCGCCTTCACCTTCCTCGTCGGCTGCGGCACCGCCGTGAACAGTCCGGCCTGGCAGGCATCGGTTGGGGAGATGGTGCCCCGCCCCGTGCTGCCGAGCGCGGTCGCGCTGAACAGCATGGGCTACAACATCGCGCGCAGCCTCGGCCCCGCGATCGGCGGCGTCATCGTCGCCGCGGCAGGCGCGGCCGCCGCCTTCCTCGTCAACGCGCTCAGCTATGTCGCGCTCATCGCGGTTCTCGCGCGGTGGCGCCCGCCGGCCGTGCCGCGCCCGCTGCCCCCCGAGCGCATCGACGTCGCGGTGGCGGCGGGCGTCCGCTACGTCGCGATGTCCCCCAACATCCGCGTCGTGCTGATCCGCGCGGTGCTGTTCGGCTTCGCGGCGAGCGCGGTGCCGGCGATGATGCCGCTGGTCGCGCGCGATCTGATCGCGGGCGGCCCGCTGACCTACGGCCTGCTGCTGGGTTCCTTCGGCGTCGGCGCGGTCGCGGGTGCGCTCAGCAGCGGCCGGCTGCGGCGGCTGATGTCGACCGAGCGCCTCGTCGCGCTGGCATCCATCGGGCTTGCGCTCGGCGCGGCCGGCACCGGCGTCAGTCCCTGGCTGCCGCTGACGATGGCCGCATTGGTGCTGGGCGGCGCCGGCTGGGTGCTGGCGCTGTCGACGTTCAACGTCTCGGTGCAGCTCGCCGCACCGCGCTGGGTGGTGGCGCGCGCGCTGGCGCTTTACCAGATGCATGCCTTCGGCGGCATGGCGGTGGGCAGCTGGGTGTTCGGGCTCGTCGCCGAGAAGGAGGATGTCGGCACCGCGCTGCTCGCGGCGGCCGCGGTGATGCTGTTGTCGGCGGCGCTGGGGCTGCGCCTGCCGCTGCCGCAGATCGAAACGCTCGATCTCGACCCGACCGGCAAATGGCAGGAACCGCTCACCGCGGTTCCCGTCGAGCCGCGCAGCGGCCCGGTGGTCGTCACCATCGACTATCGCATCGCGCGCGAGGACATCCCCGCTTTCCTGACGACGATGAGCGAACGCGGCCGGATCCGCCGGCGCGACGGCGCGCGTCACTGGACCCTGCTGCGCGACCTTGCCGACCCCGAATTGTGGGTCGAGCGTTATCATGTCGCGACCTGGCTGGATTATGTGCGCCACAACCAGCGGCGCACCAACGCCGATGCCGAGAACAGCCTGGCGTTGCGCGCGCTGCATCGCGGCGACGAGGCGCCGCGCGTCCACCGCATGCTCGAACGCCAGACCGGTTCGCTGCCGGTGACGCGGGAGCCGGGGCCACGCGAGATGGCCGATCCGATGACGGACGCGTCGCGATCGGCCTGA
- a CDS encoding TetR/AcrR family transcriptional regulator — protein sequence MHGTAPRKLPRQARSQAMVEAMLDATARILIRDGREAATTNAIALEAGVSIGSLYQYFPNRDAIIAALVHRHGHRIHALVTDAMRPPPATLDDAITRIVHAVFAAHRLDPALHDALDHDFGHGAHGHHHPTTKQAVAEQMGLLPETVKAEISCVDADHAPLVVAEIMHSLAHAALVHPREPRDAAALERQAVSAVLAYLRAV from the coding sequence ATGCACGGTACGGCACCCAGAAAACTGCCGCGGCAGGCGCGCTCGCAGGCGATGGTCGAGGCGATGCTCGACGCGACTGCTCGCATTCTGATTCGGGACGGTCGGGAAGCGGCCACCACCAACGCGATCGCGCTGGAGGCGGGGGTCAGCATCGGATCGCTGTATCAATATTTCCCGAACCGCGACGCGATCATCGCCGCGCTGGTGCATCGCCACGGGCATCGCATCCACGCGCTCGTCACCGATGCGATGCGGCCGCCGCCCGCGACGCTGGACGACGCGATCACGCGGATCGTGCATGCCGTGTTCGCGGCGCACCGGCTCGATCCGGCGCTCCACGATGCGCTCGATCATGATTTCGGGCATGGTGCGCATGGCCATCACCACCCGACGACCAAGCAGGCTGTCGCCGAACAGATGGGATTGCTGCCGGAGACGGTGAAGGCGGAGATCAGCTGCGTCGATGCCGACCATGCCCCGCTCGTCGTCGCGGAGATCATGCACAGCCTCGCGCACGCCGCGCTCGTCCACCCGCGCGAGCCGCGCGACGCCGCCGCGCTCGAACGGCAGGCGGTGAGCGCGGTGCTGGCCTATCTGCGCGCGGTCTGA
- a CDS encoding DUF6683 family protein — MIHRVILASLLLAPVCAAGAQPMRSAPADAAPATGFTRDPAAFEAKQNQMVAALRQRSPQAAAELEGLFRQDLLGMIAPEMRRMGLDMDDMADMTAVYWVAAWEASNGIVGRKTDPRLARGARDQIARTFAGNAGLARMSDRDKQDVADTMLLQAILVEARMQTAAANPSMRKQVSDAVHTEAGQLIKTDLRRVKLTPAGFVALPDGAGGPVKPPAGGGTAVAPAAPAAPAVPAGGAGRHAANWQKVEGVYFRSFTNFGVGGMMTQDFEPIILFRDGSYYEIEGPALEDVDLDASRRARPIKWGRWSRGGKGFVLTNSKGKANDYALQQGAFFKAFPAEAGANKLAAKYTRVSGGGNAALGGELTIAAQTDLSFSPDGSYGRASSAGAVGSGSQSGVGLGVSSRKPAAGIGRYRIERHTITLVEPDGATKRQFFAFGSRKAPAQPATSMIFIGDRVFVDMD, encoded by the coding sequence ATGATTCATCGCGTCATTCTTGCGTCGCTGCTGCTCGCGCCCGTCTGCGCCGCGGGCGCCCAGCCCATGCGGAGCGCTCCCGCCGACGCCGCCCCCGCGACAGGCTTCACCCGCGACCCCGCGGCCTTCGAGGCGAAGCAGAACCAGATGGTCGCCGCGCTGCGCCAGCGGTCGCCGCAGGCCGCCGCCGAACTCGAAGGGCTGTTCCGGCAGGACCTGCTCGGCATGATCGCCCCGGAAATGCGGCGCATGGGGCTCGACATGGACGACATGGCGGACATGACCGCGGTCTATTGGGTGGCCGCCTGGGAAGCCTCGAACGGCATCGTCGGCCGCAAGACCGACCCGCGCCTCGCCAGGGGCGCGCGCGACCAGATCGCCCGGACGTTCGCCGGCAATGCCGGCCTCGCGCGGATGAGCGACCGCGACAAGCAGGACGTCGCCGATACGATGCTCCTCCAGGCCATCCTCGTCGAAGCCCGGATGCAAACCGCCGCGGCGAACCCGTCGATGCGCAAGCAGGTGAGCGACGCCGTCCACACCGAGGCGGGCCAGCTGATCAAGACCGACCTGCGCCGCGTGAAGCTGACGCCCGCGGGCTTCGTGGCGCTGCCGGACGGCGCGGGCGGCCCGGTGAAGCCCCCGGCGGGCGGCGGCACCGCGGTCGCGCCTGCCGCCCCTGCTGCCCCGGCGGTCCCGGCGGGCGGCGCGGGACGCCATGCCGCGAACTGGCAGAAGGTGGAGGGCGTCTATTTCAGATCCTTCACCAATTTCGGGGTCGGGGGCATGATGACGCAGGATTTCGAGCCGATCATCCTCTTCAGGGACGGCAGCTATTATGAGATCGAGGGCCCCGCGCTGGAGGATGTCGACCTCGACGCCAGCCGGCGCGCCCGCCCGATCAAGTGGGGCCGCTGGTCGCGCGGCGGCAAGGGCTTCGTGCTCACGAATTCCAAGGGCAAGGCGAACGACTATGCGCTCCAGCAGGGAGCCTTCTTCAAGGCGTTCCCGGCAGAGGCCGGCGCCAACAAGCTGGCGGCCAAATATACGCGCGTGTCGGGCGGCGGCAATGCGGCGCTGGGCGGCGAACTGACCATCGCCGCGCAGACCGACCTCAGCTTCTCGCCCGACGGCAGCTATGGCCGCGCCTCGTCCGCGGGCGCGGTGGGATCGGGCAGCCAGAGCGGCGTCGGGCTCGGCGTCTCCAGCCGCAAGCCCGCGGCGGGGATCGGCCGCTATCGCATCGAACGCCACACGATCACCCTCGTCGAGCCCGACGGCGCGACGAAGCGGCAATTCTTCGCCTTCGGATCGCGCAAGGCGCCCGCGCAACCGGCGACCAGCATGATCTTCATCGGTGACCGCGTGTTCGTCGACATGGATTGA
- a CDS encoding HigA family addiction module antitoxin yields the protein MEYRTPGQLIEALLESRGWTKRSLALILDMGEGSLNKVISGQSRVSAGLAIILEEVFGVEAKRFLELQHEYDLAKARIEAMPDPARAGRATIYGDLPVANMIERGWIVAESMKDTENVERELCRFFKVNRLEDAEILVPHAAKKTQTSVEATPAQLAWLYRVKAIAEGMLVATYSPQSVEAAIAAIKPLRSHPEHMRRVPRILAEAGIRFVVVEGLRGGKIDGVCFWLNEKSPVIGMTLRFDRIDNFLFVLRHELEHVKNRDGMDGAAMLDIDIGHDARVHLSASVEQQEAIADGAASEFCVPASMMDAFIRRKAPYFSERDLIGFARSLQVHPGLVAGQIQRRTNQYNKFRKHLVGVREHIIPAAEVDGWGDIHPIDD from the coding sequence AGCCGAGGATGGACGAAGCGCTCGCTCGCGCTGATCCTCGACATGGGCGAAGGCAGTTTGAATAAGGTCATCTCCGGACAAAGCCGAGTTAGCGCGGGCCTCGCCATCATTTTGGAAGAGGTTTTTGGCGTTGAGGCGAAACGGTTTTTGGAACTGCAACACGAATACGATCTGGCGAAAGCGCGGATTGAAGCGATGCCCGACCCTGCCCGCGCTGGACGCGCCACAATCTACGGCGATCTGCCAGTCGCCAACATGATTGAACGCGGCTGGATCGTTGCCGAGAGCATGAAAGACACGGAAAATGTCGAACGGGAACTCTGCCGCTTTTTCAAAGTGAACCGGCTTGAAGATGCGGAAATATTGGTTCCCCACGCCGCCAAGAAAACCCAAACAAGCGTGGAAGCGACCCCGGCTCAGCTTGCTTGGCTTTACCGCGTAAAGGCCATTGCCGAGGGGATGCTGGTTGCTACTTATTCACCGCAATCTGTTGAAGCAGCAATTGCCGCTATCAAGCCCCTTCGCAGCCACCCCGAACATATGCGGCGCGTGCCTCGGATACTTGCAGAAGCAGGCATTCGCTTTGTCGTTGTTGAAGGCCTTCGGGGCGGGAAAATTGACGGCGTTTGCTTCTGGCTCAACGAGAAGTCGCCTGTGATCGGCATGACGCTTCGCTTCGACCGGATTGACAACTTTCTATTCGTTCTCCGGCACGAGTTGGAGCACGTGAAAAATCGCGACGGCATGGACGGTGCTGCGATGCTCGACATTGATATCGGCCATGATGCGCGCGTCCACTTGAGCGCAAGCGTTGAGCAGCAAGAAGCCATTGCTGACGGGGCAGCCTCGGAGTTCTGTGTTCCTGCATCCATGATGGATGCCTTCATTCGTCGGAAGGCTCCTTACTTTTCGGAGCGCGACCTGATTGGCTTCGCACGTTCGCTGCAAGTCCACCCCGGCCTTGTAGCAGGGCAAATCCAGCGTCGAACGAACCAATACAATAAGTTCCGCAAGCATCTGGTCGGCGTGCGCGAGCACATAATCCCTGCAGCAGAAGTGGATGGATGGGGTGATATCCACCCCATCGACGATTAA
- a CDS encoding superoxide dismutase family protein yields the protein MRLTISAAAATLFLLGGCATTGTTSDGTEPRGTRAFASLFDGQGAPRGEASVTPTASGVRLAISGMDLPPGAHGFHVHTVGRCDGPDFTTAGGHWNPTNHQHGRDNPQGSHMGDLPNLMIGTDGRGTLEIDIPGASLSGGTNPLLDADGAALVIHAGPDDMKTDPSGNSGGRIACGVFAAS from the coding sequence ATGCGCCTGACCATTTCCGCTGCCGCCGCCACGCTTTTCCTGCTCGGCGGATGCGCCACCACCGGCACCACCAGCGACGGTACGGAACCCAGGGGCACCCGCGCCTTCGCCTCGCTGTTCGACGGGCAGGGCGCGCCGCGCGGCGAAGCCAGCGTGACGCCCACCGCGAGCGGCGTCCGCCTCGCCATTTCGGGCATGGATCTGCCGCCCGGCGCGCATGGCTTCCACGTTCACACGGTCGGCCGTTGCGACGGACCCGATTTCACCACCGCCGGCGGCCACTGGAACCCCACCAACCACCAGCACGGCCGTGACAATCCGCAAGGATCGCACATGGGCGACCTGCCCAACCTGATGATCGGCACCGATGGCCGCGGCACGCTGGAGATCGATATCCCGGGCGCGAGCCTGAGCGGCGGCACCAACCCGCTGCTCGATGCAGATGGCGCGGCGCTGGTGATCCACGCCGGGCCGGACGACATGAAGACCGACCCTTCCGGCAACAGCGGCGGCCGGATCGCCTGCGGCGTGTTCGCCGCAAGCTGA
- a CDS encoding TonB-dependent receptor produces the protein MPLAKLAVASLLIVPASALAQQTQADAPHSPDDPIIVYGRELEQIGIAQSGSQGVVGYKDFEDRPISRVGELVENVPGVIATQHSGTGKANQYFLRGFNLDHGTDFAGFVDGAPVNMRTHGHGQGYLDFNFLIPELVERIDYRKGPYFSDVGDFSGAGTVAFKTWDRLPAPVIEAQVGEYGYYRGLAAGSIDTGNGGALLVGVEGTFSNGPWVLDEDLEKYNGFAKYSEGTAGHGWNVAASLYHARWTSTDQVPERAIDSGLIDRFGFVDDDLGGRSSRYALTAQGRWGGFSANAYAIGYRLRLTSNFTYFLEDPVDGDEFQQRDRRGLFGGAASYAADFGSVSIKVGGDLRYDAIGKVGLYRSIGGRISDTVREDRVDELSAGLYAQAQVTLAPGLRAIVGLRGDLYEYDVEAGLPENSGDGSDAILAPKFALAWAPARGVELYANYGESFHSNDVRGATISIDPATGDPAERVPVLPRVRGAELGARIEQGRFTASLVGWWLKLESELVFVGDAGSTEPNDATRRYGVEATGFWRPTDWLTLDGSAAFTNARFRGVPAGLRRIPGSVGEVIAAGATVDLPNGLSGTLRVRHFGSAPLIEDGSVTSDPTTLVNLGVYYRTGPVRFGVDVFNLFDANDADITYFYESRLPGEAGGVEDRHLHPVEPRQLRASVRLTF, from the coding sequence ATGCCGCTTGCGAAGCTGGCGGTCGCATCTTTGTTGATTGTTCCCGCATCGGCACTGGCGCAGCAGACGCAGGCGGATGCCCCCCATTCTCCCGACGATCCGATCATCGTCTATGGCCGTGAGCTTGAGCAGATCGGCATTGCCCAGTCCGGCTCGCAAGGCGTCGTCGGCTATAAGGATTTCGAGGACCGGCCGATCTCGCGCGTCGGCGAACTGGTGGAGAATGTGCCCGGCGTCATCGCCACGCAGCATTCCGGCACCGGCAAGGCCAACCAATATTTCCTGCGCGGGTTCAACCTCGACCATGGCACCGACTTCGCCGGCTTCGTCGATGGCGCGCCGGTCAACATGCGCACGCATGGCCACGGCCAGGGCTATCTGGACTTCAACTTCCTGATCCCCGAGCTGGTCGAGCGCATCGATTACCGCAAGGGCCCCTATTTCTCCGATGTCGGCGATTTCAGCGGCGCCGGCACCGTCGCCTTCAAGACCTGGGATCGATTGCCCGCGCCGGTGATCGAGGCGCAGGTGGGCGAATATGGCTATTATCGCGGCCTCGCCGCCGGCAGCATCGACACCGGCAATGGCGGCGCACTGCTCGTCGGCGTGGAGGGCACCTTTTCCAACGGCCCGTGGGTGCTCGACGAGGATCTGGAGAAGTATAACGGCTTCGCCAAATATTCGGAAGGCACCGCCGGGCATGGCTGGAACGTCGCTGCCAGCCTCTATCACGCGCGCTGGACCTCGACCGACCAGGTGCCCGAGCGCGCGATCGACAGCGGGCTGATCGATCGCTTCGGCTTCGTCGACGACGATCTGGGCGGCAGGTCCAGCCGCTATGCGCTGACCGCGCAAGGCCGATGGGGCGGTTTTTCCGCCAATGCCTATGCGATCGGCTATCGGCTGCGGCTGACCTCCAACTTCACGTATTTCCTCGAGGATCCGGTCGACGGCGACGAGTTCCAGCAGCGCGACCGGCGCGGGCTGTTCGGCGGCGCCGCGTCCTACGCCGCGGATTTCGGGTCGGTGTCGATCAAGGTCGGCGGCGATCTGCGCTACGACGCGATCGGCAAGGTCGGCCTCTACCGCAGCATCGGCGGGCGGATCAGCGACACGGTCCGCGAGGACCGGGTCGATGAACTCAGCGCCGGGCTCTACGCGCAGGCGCAGGTCACGCTCGCCCCGGGGCTGCGCGCGATCGTCGGCCTGCGCGGCGACCTCTATGAGTATGACGTGGAGGCCGGCCTCCCCGAGAATAGCGGCGACGGATCGGACGCGATCCTGGCACCCAAATTCGCGCTCGCCTGGGCGCCCGCCAGAGGCGTCGAACTCTATGCCAATTACGGCGAGAGCTTCCATTCCAACGATGTCCGCGGCGCCACGATCAGCATCGATCCCGCCACCGGCGACCCGGCCGAGCGCGTGCCGGTGCTGCCGCGGGTGCGTGGTGCCGAACTGGGCGCGCGCATCGAGCAGGGGCGGTTCACAGCGTCGCTGGTCGGCTGGTGGCTCAAGCTGGAATCGGAACTGGTGTTCGTCGGCGACGCGGGATCGACCGAGCCCAACGACGCGACCCGCCGCTACGGCGTGGAAGCGACGGGGTTCTGGCGTCCCACCGACTGGCTGACGCTCGACGGCTCCGCCGCATTCACCAACGCGCGCTTCCGCGGCGTGCCTGCTGGGCTGCGCCGGATCCCGGGATCGGTGGGCGAGGTGATCGCGGCGGGCGCGACGGTGGATCTGCCCAATGGTCTGTCGGGCACGTTGCGCGTCCGCCATTTCGGCAGCGCGCCGTTGATCGAGGATGGATCGGTGACATCCGATCCGACCACCCTGGTCAATCTGGGCGTCTATTACCGCACCGGCCCGGTGCGGTTTGGGGTGGACGTGTTCAACCTGTTCGACGCCAACGACGCCGACATCACCTATTTCTACGAAAGCCGCCTGCCCGGCGAAGCCGGCGGGGTGGAGGATCGCCACCTCCACCCGGTCGAACCGCGGCAGCTTCGCGCCTCGGTGCGCCTGACCTTCTAA
- a CDS encoding rod shape-determining protein has protein sequence MRFFRLFSSPGHDMAIDLGTVNTVVHVRDRGIVLNEPSVIALETVDGVRRVKVVGDEAKLMMGKTPANIQAMRPLRDGVIADIEVAEQMIKHFIQKALGHRRFARGRRVVICVPSGATMVERRAIRDAASNAGARVVQLIEEPMAAAIGAGMPVTEPRGAMVVDIGGGTTEVAVLSLQGIAYSASVRVGGDRMDETIASHVRRAHNLMIGEITAERVKHGIGAATMPAGEGRRMTVKGRHLVTGRPSEIEITEAEVAEALIEPVGQIRSAVMAALENTAPELSADIIDEGITLTGGGALLSRLDQAVAETTGLPVKVAENALFCVALGAGAALENPIYNGALYSS, from the coding sequence ATGAGATTTTTCCGTTTGTTCAGTTCCCCCGGCCACGACATGGCGATCGACCTCGGCACGGTGAACACCGTCGTCCATGTGCGCGATCGTGGCATCGTCCTCAACGAACCCTCGGTGATCGCGCTCGAGACGGTGGATGGCGTCCGCCGCGTCAAGGTGGTCGGCGACGAAGCCAAGCTGATGATGGGCAAGACGCCGGCGAACATCCAGGCGATGCGGCCGCTGCGCGACGGCGTGATCGCCGACATCGAGGTGGCCGAGCAGATGATCAAGCACTTCATCCAGAAGGCGCTCGGCCACCGGCGGTTCGCGCGGGGGCGGCGCGTGGTGATCTGCGTGCCGAGCGGCGCGACGATGGTCGAGCGGCGCGCGATCCGCGATGCCGCGTCCAACGCCGGCGCGCGCGTGGTGCAGCTGATCGAGGAGCCGATGGCGGCGGCGATCGGCGCGGGCATGCCGGTGACGGAGCCGCGCGGCGCGATGGTGGTGGATATCGGCGGCGGCACCACCGAGGTGGCGGTGCTCTCGCTGCAGGGCATCGCCTACAGCGCGTCGGTGCGCGTGGGCGGCGACCGGATGGACGAGACGATCGCGTCGCACGTCCGCCGCGCGCACAATCTGATGATCGGCGAGATCACGGCGGAACGGGTCAAGCATGGTATCGGCGCTGCGACGATGCCGGCGGGCGAGGGGCGGCGGATGACGGTGAAGGGCCGCCATCTCGTCACCGGCCGGCCGTCCGAGATCGAGATCACCGAGGCCGAGGTGGCGGAGGCGCTGATCGAGCCGGTGGGCCAGATCCGCAGCGCGGTGATGGCCGCGCTGGAAAACACCGCGCCGGAGCTGTCGGCCGATATCATCGACGAGGGCATCACGCTGACCGGCGGCGGCGCGCTGCTGTCGCGGCTCGACCAGGCGGTGGCGGAAACCACCGGGCTGCCGGTCAAGGTGGCGGAGAACGCGCTGTTCTGCGTCGCGCTTGGCGCGGGCGCCGCGCTGGAGAACCCGATCTACAACGGGGCATTGTACAGCAGCTGA